The Trueperaceae bacterium genome includes the window CGGTACTAGAATTAGGGAATTGGTCGACCTAGGGGTTGATGTTTCTACATTTGTCCCAAAGGTAACAAGGAGAAAGCTAGAAGGCTCTTGAAAAGTCAGTTAGCAAAAGCCGTGTCCTTGTGTAAATAACAATGGTGCAGGTTTAACTACGGTGGTGATAACTGACTTTAAGTGGGGGAGAAACTCATGTCCTATTTAATAAGAGGTGTTGCTGCTCAGGGCGAAATACGAATTATTGGTGCTGATACCACCGACCTTGTCGCTGATGCCTGCTTTCGACACCAAACATCTCAAACTGCCGGGGCGGCTTTAGGGAGGAGCCTTACAGGGGCCCTTCTGCTTTGTCATGTGCTTTTAAAAAATAATCGGGATCGTATTATGCTGAGGTTACTCGGTGACGGTCCTTTAGGTGGAGTAATCGCCGATGCTGGTTTAGATGGAGTCGTACGGGGCTATGTAAATAATCCTGGAGTTGAACTTAGACCCAGAGAGGACGGCAAGCTAGATGTCGGCGGTGGCGTTGGTAAAATAGGAGAGATAGAAGTTATTCGGAGTCATGCCCCATACGGAGAGCCCTACAGCAGCAGCGTGAATTTAACCTCCGGCGAAGTGGCTGAAGACATAACCTCTTTTCTTGGAATGTCCGAGCAAATATTTTCGGCTGTTCTACTTGGAGTTAGATTCGGAGAAAAAGGAGTAGAAAATGCTGGGGGGGTTCTTGTTCAAGTACTTCCCGGAGCAAAAGTAAAAACCATAGAACAAATTGAGCAAAATTTGTTAAGTTTTGGCCAATTAACTGATGCCCTTCGCTCGAGCAAAATGCTTGAAATCTTATACCAGATTACCCGTGGCCTTGGTTTAGACATGGTCAGCAAACAGGCCTTGCCGTTGCGTTTTAAGTGTCGCTGTAGTGAGGCAAAGGCTCTCGATGCC containing:
- a CDS encoding redox-regulated molecular chaperone Hsp33 — encoded protein: MSYLIRGVAAQGEIRIIGADTTDLVADACFRHQTSQTAGAALGRSLTGALLLCHVLLKNNRDRIMLRLLGDGPLGGVIADAGLDGVVRGYVNNPGVELRPREDGKLDVGGGVGKIGEIEVIRSHAPYGEPYSSSVNLTSGEVAEDITSFLGMSEQIFSAVLLGVRFGEKGVENAGGVLVQVLPGAKVKTIEQIEQNLLSFGQLTDALRSSKMLEILYQITRGLGLDMVSKQALPLRFKCRCSEAKALDALAYFPLEERQRMISEDGGAEVSCHWCGEVRWLTSEIIESISGEEIRCPECRALWYREGQSTMIRDNEMCACGRKVILMS